One genomic window of Trichomycterus rosablanca isolate fTriRos1 chromosome 1, fTriRos1.hap1, whole genome shotgun sequence includes the following:
- the tmcc3 gene encoding transmembrane and coiled-coil domain protein 3, translated as MVDDANSLAEQAVDGDAVTLSASMQRGGSESCLELECDGPAREGTRCRLGLDSLQQKMLKVTEQLRIEQALRDENVAEYLKLIDTADKQQSSRIKHVFEKKNQKSAQTIAQLQRKLEQYHRKVKESDTAAASVNGTKQAQTHAKDAREVSKDNLKDCAKEAGPRLSGRHPHLDKVKTIGPGVSLSPPFFFNKSRGFASLIRNKFGSADNIAHLKNSMETGGGLRVEGASRALSGSATITSKPKYPSDDECSTGTSASAESSGHGGQGEAGQGENVSRLSDTLEEVRELRDAHGHLSEDMESLRGQAKRNYGFISQMLQEERYRCERLEDQLNDLTELHQNETANLKQELASIEEKVAYQAYERARDMQEALEACQTRLSKLELQQQQQQLVQLESTDAKVLLGKCINIMLAFATVILVCVSTAAKFTAPLLRSRLHVLATFLCLCVLALGWSHWEHVQCAVQRMLLPS; from the exons GCGGAGCAGGCAGTTGACGGAGACGCCGTGACTTTGTCGGCCAGCATGCAGCGCGGCGGCTCGGAGTCGTGTCTGGAGCTCGAGTGTGACGGGCCCGCTCGAGAAGGAACGCGATGTCGACTGGGCCTGGACAGTTTGCAGCAGAAGATGCTGAAAGTGACCGAGCAGCTGCGCATCGAGCAGGCGCTGCGGGACGAGAACGTGGCCGAGTACCTGAAGCTCATCGACACCGCCGACAAGCAGCAAAGCAGCCGCATCAAGCACGTGTTCGAGAAGAAGAACCAGAAATCTGCACAAACCATCGCTCAGCTGCAGCGCAAACTGGAGCAATACCACCGCAAGGTGAAGGAGAGCGACACCGCTGCCGCCTCCGTTAACGGCACCAAGCAGGCGCAAACGCACGCCAAAGACGCCAGGGAGGTCTCCAAGGACAACCTGAAGGACTGTGCCAAGGAAGCAGGGCCCCGGCTGAGTGGGCGACACCCACACCTAGACAAAGTAAAGACTATTGGACCGGGAGTTTCGCTCTCACCTCCGTTCTTCTTTAACAAGTCACGTGGCTTTGCCAGTCTCATCCGAAATAAGTTTGGCAGCGCAGACAACATCGCGCACCTCAAGAACTCCATGGAGACCGGAGGAGGTCTTCGAGTCGAAGGTGCTAGTCGGGCACTGAGCGGCAGCGCCACTATAACGAGCAAACCCAAGTACCCGAGCGACGATGAGTGCTCGACGGGGACCTCGGCGTCAGCGGAGAGCAGCGGGCACGGAGGGCAGGGTGAGGCGGGTCAGGGCGAGAACGTGAGCAGACTGAGTGACACTCTAGAGGAGGTGAGGGAGCTCAGAGATGCACACGGTCACCTTAGCGAGGACATGGAGAGCCTGAGAGGTCAAGCGAAACGCAACTATGGCTTCATCTCACAAATGCTGCAGGAAGAACGATACAG ATGTGAGCGATTGGAGGATCAGCTGAATGATCTGACTGAACTGCACCAGAATGAGACGGCCAATCTAAAGCAGGAGCTGGCCAGCATTGAGGAGAAAGTAGCCTATCAGGCCTATGAGCGAGCCCGGGAcatgcag GAGGCGCTGGAGGCGTGTCAGACGAGACTCAGCAAGCTGGagttgcagcagcagcagcagcagttggTGCAGCTGGAGAGCACCGATGCTAAAGTGCTGCTGGGAAAGTGCATCAACATCATGCTGGCCTTCGCCACAGTGATCCTGGTGTGCGTCTCCACCGCGGCCAAGTTCACCGCGCCGTTGCTGCGCAGTCGTCTGCACGTGCTCGCCACCTTCTTGTGCCTGTGCGTGCTGGCGCTCGGCTGGAGCCACTGGGAACACGTGCAGTGTGCGGTGCAGAGGATGCTGCTGCCCAGCTGA